Below is a genomic region from Lampris incognitus isolate fLamInc1 chromosome 2, fLamInc1.hap2, whole genome shotgun sequence.
tgtttaagtAGTTAAACCTACATATTGTACCTTTCAATTACATGAGAGATTTTGTTTGACCAGTTAAAAGGGATTCATTAAAGCAAACTTTCTGTTCATGAAATGCTTCTTGTCCATGGTGCAGATGAAGGCAGGCGCGGTGAGAGGAGCCGACGCTCATCATTCCCCCACACACGACACGGCGACAGAAAAGAGAAACCTAAATGAAATGTCAGTTTGTGTGATGacccatttctttttttcttctttttttttacattttgactCTGACAGATCATCAGTCTGACTCGGCCGTTGGATTCGTGGATGGAGCATGTCAACTTTCACACACTTTTCCACTGCCTGACAGATGAAGAGGTCCTGCAGGTGTTCGCTGCCACGGTCCTGGAGAGGCGAATCGTCTTCATCGCCAACGAACTGGGGTATCACACGTTTCACTGGTGGACTCAGACCAGCACAGGCCTTCAAATACCAAGGCTTATTCCTACCCGAATATATCAGCTAGTCATTACAAGATGCAAAGTGCTGTCTGCTGTGTATGACAAACCTCATCATGTGCCTAGCATAGAATATCTTCATGGTTAATTAGCCCAATTATTAACCCGAGAGTGCTTGCTTGGTTGCTTTGGTAGTTGGGACGTGAGCAAAACATTACTAGGCGTAATCGGTACTTCTAGATAGGGCCGCACGATTATGGCTAAAATGATCATCACGATTGTTTTTGGTTCATTTCATTTGGCAGAATACTTTGAGCATTTTAAATCAACAGAAAACTGCCTTAAAATTCATAATGCATTTTTTTAAACCTGTAAATAAACATTGAAATATACAAATCTTCAAATTAAAACAATACTTTCTTCACACTAAAGCTTGCTAAAGCCAGCGGGAATAATCGCCCCTGGCCATGATCAATTAATTGTATCGAAATCGCAATTAATATACGATGAATTGTGCCGCCCTACTAGCAGAACAATTCATTCTTCTGTGATACTGTGTCATTGTACAGTTCATCATAACACTGATTTGTAATGCATTTAAGTCACACCAACTTGTATTGCTATTGCTAACAAATCCAAACGAGGTGGCGCTGATGTCTTCTTCAACCAAAGCACATTTCTATGAACTAGAAGGACTCGCAGTTCATTTTAGATGAGATTGTTTCGTGAGAACTGTAGTATCTTCTAGTACCTGGAGGTCTCATTTTAGTTCCCTTGTCTCTATACAGCACCTTATCCCAAGTCATCCATGCTGTAGCCACCCTTCTGTACCCCTTCGCCTGGCAGCATACTCTCATCTCCATCGTCCCGGAGATCCTCATTGATGTGGTGATGGCCCCGACGCCCTACCTGCTGGGGGTTCAGAGACGTTTACTGGATCAGGTCACCGAACAAAGCGATGTGAGCGATGTGAGTTAAGGCGATGTGAGTTGTTATCTCCTTCATTGGCAAAAGACAATGAAGGAGATAACAAGATCCTTTTAATTTCCTACAAATCTGTGTGCAGCCCCAGATCTATGAGCGACTAAAAGCTACAATGCTGAAGATTTACATACAACAAAACCCATCCTTTTTATACTTGCTGTTGCTGGTTTAATCTAATCCATGAATCTccacatcctgcagactgtagtaGTATGTGATGTGGGTGGTTGGTGTCTGCTAGGACTTTTCCAGGACAAATGACAGGGTGTataggaagaagaaggcaggtagtgctGCGTTAGAAGAAGAAGTGAAGCTGTTGTGTCTagccagcagatatgacagaacaagctggtagaagacctttagcaACAGATGGCACTATATCAATAACTAAAGCTCAGGTTCTACCAGGTTTTTTTGGTGTGTTTCTGACACAGCAGCACAACCGTGTGCCCAGAATCAGTATCATCCTTCAAATCAATCAGCTTTATATACTTGTATTGTATGTggtgtcttcttcttctattaTTTTACTATTGTAttggtttttgggtttttttttttttttttttttttgcccatttcTTGTCTTGTACAGTTGTCTTGTTTTTACTTTTCTGATTTATTTTGAGTATAGTGTTTGCTTCTATTTGGCCTGTGAGCACTTTGTGAAATGTACTGTACAAGttgtttatcatcatcatcatcatcatcataattattattattattattataagtagtaatagtagtatttCAAAAAATCCTATTCTTATACAGCCTAAGGCGATTTGTATAGTGAGTTAAAGAGAACAGACATTGGCTTTGGAGACATTGGGGATTGCTGGACTCTCTAACCTGGTCTCTCCATGTATCACAGCTGCTGGTGGTGGATCTGTCTGAGGAGAAGGAGAGCACGTTCATTGTTTCAGTAAGCACAGGAAATGTTTTCTTGTCTCTGTTAAATGGAAATGAAAGTGAAACCGTTGACAAGGTTTTTGAAGATTCATATGTAATCTTTTGGGAATTAAAGCCACAGACACCTGATATAAACTTCCTTTTCTTTCAGATCGGCGATGAAAACTCTATTCTGCCCCCTAAGCTTCAAGAGGAGATACTACAGGCACTAAGCAACAAAAATGGGAAAACAAGTATGTTAACCTGAGAGCAAAGTATACTGGAGTCCTGTATTGTTGAAATGCCATGACTATATTTCTGCTAttaaaaaaaagtgtatataTGTTTACTTTGCTTTACTTTGCACATAGCTAGAAATTAAAATTAAGTGATCTCTGTTGCTAGTTGGTGCAGCAACCACGAATTTGAATACAGGCCAGTGTTAGACATCATATATTACTGAACATGATAATATTAAAAGTCTTCAAACTCAGCCAACATACTGTAAATACTACAGCCAATAAGAAAATGTAATGGTGAAAGTAGTTATGGAACTGTGTATCCCTAGCTGTTCCAgttatggaaaaaaaaattctatgAAATACAAGATATGCAATTAATTCTAACCATTCACATGcaataaaatattttattttatgatAGCCATCAAATATAAACATGCAAATATGGCACTTCTGACTGCTTTAATTTGTTTTTCCACTTCTGGTTGAAGGTACGCCGAGTAGTAATATCAGCTGGTGTAATGTTGGGAAAAGACGTGCATTACATGAGTCTCTATGGCATATGGTTAAATTTCACTGATCTGCAGTGAGCTTGTCTTTATTTCAGTTATCTGTTCTGTGAGGGAAGGTGTAGAATCCAAGTCCAGAATAACATGAAGAGTAATAAGATCATAAATATGAATCAGAAGAAGACCAGTCAGGTGTAAGGATGGTGAAAAAACGACTCATCCTCTGGCTTAGAGGTGCGCGTATGGGGTGCGTTTGTgggtttggggtgggggtggcaaGCAGGTCACTAGGTCAGGGTTGGGCTTCGTGGTTGGCGACTGGGCCTGCCATGGGGGCCGCTGGCCCTGGGGGCAGGGTGACCGGGCTCTTGTGTCTGCCTACGTGCCATGGGGGGGAAGGAGGTCGGTGAGATGTGCCATCTGGGTGGTGATCACCCTTGGGGAGGTAGGGCCACGTTGTTGTCCTAGACCGCCTAGGTGTGGTCTCCTCGCTGCTCTCAGCGCATCGGGTGCTTGTCGCTTCTGGTACGCATAtgcagcacacacaccaaatgatagGCCTAGGGTTTGCGCGACCGGTGTCTTGCACCTCaactcatcttcttcttcttccgtctTCTTTCTTCGTCTTGTagctgctgccattaggggtcgccacagcggatcatccatttccatctctttctgtcctctgcgtcttcctctgtcatgacAACCACCTGCATGAGAACCAGGCACTGGCGGGGCCCTGTctgccgggggtggggggggggagttgccGTCACTGATGGGTGATATGGGCCAGGTGTATTTGGCTACATAGGTGTGTGCTTGGTGTGTGCAACTGGAGGGGGAATCTACCAAACGACGGTGCAGTGGACATCGCCCCTACGTTGGGCATGGATAGGTATGGGGCCCCCCGTGCCTGCCCACTGGGTGGGCAGTCCCAGTGGTGTGTTGGTCTGTTGGTCACGGGGCCCGGCTCCAGGCTGGCAGTCTGCTTGCCGTCTGCTCAAGTCCCACATCTGCAGGTGCGCCCTTGTGCCTGCGCCTGGGTGTTGGCGGTGGGGTGTTTCTCAGAGGTGTGGGCCCGGCTTGCACATTTGGGGACAGGTTTTTGCTCCTCGGGGGCATGCGGAGCTGTTGCTCTGCGGGCCCCTGGCCCCACTGTTGGCTCAatgttcctctggggttgcggTTCTTTGGGCTCCAGCTGTTCCCTTGGTTGTGGAGTGTCTGCATGACTGCTggactcgtgggtggctgcagagcctgtctgctgcttggGGGAACTACGATAAGTCAGGGATCTCAGACAGCAGAATTTATTGGGACTAGTCCCGTGCACTTGCGTGTGGACATACACACTGCTAGCGTCTGCCTCAAACACTCTCTGGATTACATCCTGGTTCGtggtcctctctccctcttttttctgtcttctcctttatcgctataactgctatcctaaactgatattgATAAGACTGGTTTAATTACATTTTGTCAGACACATGTCAgcgtctgtctctatgtctatgCCTCATCAGATACATTTTTTTGTTTCTGGGTTCCCTTGTTATACTTGTGGTGATGGTCCCCCGCTTGGAGAAgcaatgctgattggttgtttagctgatcaatcATGCTGAAGAGGGGCACCGGTAGGGGCTATATGTAAATGTCTAATAAAAagccctgtgctcttgtcatcccagaGATCATCCAGTGGATGGGGTTATTATAAGTGGTTCTTGGTCATTTGTAAAGATTGCCTTGGCAGGTGGAGGACCTGAACTCCACTTGTAGATTAACTCCgtctaggacacattggcatgcaaattccctgtgttgcAGAAAAGGGAGACAAAACTGTAGAATTGCTTCTTCGGGCAGACATCGGCTCAGCGCCGCCTTTTACAGTTAAAACAGTGGAGCAATACATCTTTCAACCCCGTACGTCTTCTTCTTTCAGGTGTGGAAGACTTCAACAGCGTGGTTTCAGAAGCCTTCCTGCCTTTCTTTGTGAAGACAGTTGGCCATTATGCCTCCTATGTGAAACGATCTCGTAAAAGTGAGAAAGGGACGTTTGAGAAAAGGAGCTTCTACAAGGCCATCGAGTCCAAGACGACTCGGCACTTTGTCAAGAAGTTCATGCAGACGCAGATGTTTGACCTCTTCATCCAGGAAgtggagcagcagcagctggGACCGCAGCAAGGTAAAGACTTTTCCGTCATATACCTGAGTCCTCAGGATAAATGTCCCCTTAAAGCTACTCTACAATAAACCTCTCAGccaatatacactgatgagccaaaacattatgaccactcacaggcgaaTCGAATAATGTTGCTCATATCCGAACAAGGGctcatgtcaaggtctgggtagattagatggtaagcgaacaatgtATTTTTGTAGTCAACGTGTCGGATGCAGGAGCAAagatgagcaactttgacaagcgCCAAATTGTTGTGACCaggcgactgggtcagagcatctctgaaacggcaagggttgtggggtgctcccggtcagcagtggggaGTACCTGTCGGCTGTGGTCGGAGGAAGGACACATCACAAACCAGCGACAGGTTTTTGGGCACCCAGTGCTCAGAGATGTGCGAGGGCattgaaggctatcccgtctggtctgtacctacagaaggtctactgtggcacgagTCACAGAAAACTTTAATTATGGTTACCGGAGGAatatgtcacaacacacaatgcatcgcaccctgctgcgttTGGGGCTGCGTAGTCACAGATCGGTCAGTgtccccatgatgacccctgtccactgccgaaagcgcCTACAGTGGGCAGGCAAGCAAAGAAACTGGACCGTGGAGCGGTGggagaaggtcacctggtccgatgagtccccttttcttttagatcacgtgggtGGCGGCCGGGTATgtgtgcaccatttacctggggaagcgaCGGCACCAGGatacactgtgggaagatgacaagacGGTGGAGGGAGTTTGATGTTCCGGTCAATGTTCTGCTGCGAAGCCATGGGTCTGGCCAtttatgtggatgtcaatttgacatatcccacctacctaaacatcattgtagaccgggtacaccccttcatgacaatggtattccgtgatggcagtggcctttttcagcaggataatgcgccccgccacactgcacacattgtttgggaattgTTCGAGGAACATGTGAAGTGttaaaggtgttgccctggcctccaaattctccagatctccgtccgactgagcatctgtgggatgtgctggactgacaagtctaaTCCACGgtagctccacctcacaacttagaagacttgaaggatctgctgataatgttttggtgccagataccacaggacaccgtcaggggtcttgtagagtccatgcctcggcaggtCGGTGCTTTTTTTGGTGGCACACGGAAGACCAACAGCATACCAGGCAGGTggccataatgttttggctcacagTGTATACTTACCCTGCAGATTATGTCTATGAATTCGGCTGTGTTGACTAATAAACTGCCCTTTTTACCACAGGAATATTCAATAAAAAGATTCTCGAATTCCAGAATAAGGAAAAGCACAAGACAAAGAAGACGTAACCACTCTGTGAATACACTGAACGAGGCCATCTTTGTAAATAGGGGATTTAAATACAAAGGATGTGAACTTTCTTGATGTCAGTGTAATTGTTGTACTCGATGTCCTATTTCATGTACAGGTTTTATTGGGATTCTAATTCAGTGGTCTACTGAATGTTGCTGCTACGTTATGAAACATGCTGGAGGCCAAAATCAGGTTTCGTCATTAATATATTTCGTGAATCTGTTCAAGTCTTTCGCCAAAGTATAAAACTGTCACTGAATACGACCAGAATGTTTTTAAAAATAAAGGTTTCTAATTTATACTGCGGCAAATTTGAATGATATGTGTCGCCTGTTCCTTTCTGTCCGAGTAGTCTGAAGATGCCCCGTTGCTTGGAGGTGTGTAGTAGTACAAtttaagggcatccgggtagcgtagcagtctagtccgttgcctaccaacacagggatcgccggttcgaatccccgtgttacctccggcttggctgggcgtctctacagacacaattggccacgtctgcgggtgggaagccggatgtgggtatgtgttcgggtcgctgcactagcatctcctctggttgatcggggcacctgttcggggggggggtaatagtatgatcctcccacgcgctacatccccctggcgaaacgccccactgttaggtgaaaagaagcagctggtgactccagcggggctcacagtttgcatCTGCGTCTCAAGGATagtagctgggtcgaccggctcccgtgggtcgaccggctcccgtgggtcatgctgggcctcggGGCcgccctaaggaggacctccagcccTCGTCCGCTCAACTGGTTTATGGACAgccgctgcgggtcccaggggatttcgtccccaacaccacagctccctggtctgcagcccatcaacgggCCATGCTCttggataacgccagagctttcaCACCTGTCCCCACTTCGCGAcatggcctcccacagtctcacatccccgcaagtctgcagtcggcagaataCGTATTCATCCGCCACAacgcccaccgtggacccctgcagcctccctacgacggGCCGTTCTGCGTCCTGGAGaccgggaacaagcactttgtcgtggaagtcggcaacaagccacAGCACATTTCGGCGGATCGCCTcaaaccagctcacctggacttggaccgacctgttggagtTGCCCAGCCCCCATGGCGGGGGTGCCCTCCTACCCTGGCCCcacccccaacaaggcccctaaggttcctccaccccccaccataCCCCCACACGGGTCCTTATAAGGGCCCTGCTGTAGGCACCCTGGCCTCCGCaccatttaatttaatttatttaattttcttcattttctttacttttatcCCCCCTTTCTTATGTCTTACGTTTTGTATGTAGAACTTAAActtgtcaataaaaaaaaaagattagcatTGCAAAAGCATGAAAaaaaactgctagcccatgcagactggcagtcccgataacactgagggcagtctggcggcggcctcgcctagcctcgactgtgttttagtgtagtgcggggaggcgtgtcgaaggtgtctggctgggagagctggcgttggatcggctgagggagcctggtctgttgcgtcctgtgggcccagggaccacggccctgcctgactggagctgcgcctgaagaggaaacaccgagggcggtctgccaggacgcggaagcggggcaggctaagctaactgctagcccatgcagaccggcagttccgacaggcatcctgggtcctggctgacgttcgttctcctggaccgtggtttttatattatatatatatgtgtgtgtgtgtgtgtgtttggatatttggatgtgtgtttttgtgttgcactggtgtGGGCTGGCGGAAACTgtttagtttcatttcatgtgcacaagtgcctTAAATGTAACGACCAAGTGTTTCGGATTCCGACTCTAAAGATATACATGAATGAGTCACGTTTAGGTGGGCCATCACTATACATTTACCCATTTTTTACAGAGCCACACATCCACGAATGCGGCACCGTTCACTCGGCAGTTTATTCAAAATGACAGGGCCTCTCATAGAACTGTAAAACCTTACCTGTGACTCCCGTCAGTGGCCCTCTGTCTGTTGATGCTGCTGCCCTCCACAGACACTTCTACTGGCAATTTCTCGCCGTGCTCCTAAATTTCTTTGTGTTTTCctaacttttttttctctccccatttAGGAGCACGTAATCTTTTGGGGGGGGAGTTGGCATAGAGCCCTGCATTCTCAACATTTCTCTTTAACCTACAAAAAAGCTAACAACCTGCACAGCTTATGTAAAACAATGCATATTgtgctctcctcccccccccccaaaaaagtcacCAAAATTCAGGTTGGAATCGTGTCAGTGTTGAAATATTTTCATCCAAATTTGTACTTTTATCTCTGTCAGGACACATGATGACAATGAATTGTGTTTTTCCTTAGAAATTGTATTCCATCCTGTAATGATATTACAATCGAATATaatgtagcgaatccgggggacaacgcagccacaggaactgccgcggccgggaagcgaacccgtatcgcccgcaccgcaggaggcatcgctaaccgctcgactaaagggtcagattcgcgagccagcggccagcgtgtcttcttatccatgcacgttacaataaatTGTATAATAATGTAAAATAATACAGATTTCACTTCTTTCTCCGCGTGTAAAAAAATATTAGAAATAACACAATCTTTGAGTTCATATAATCACAGGAGAATCAGCGTAAAGAAAAGCAAAGGCCGAGTTTGGGGAAACGTGACTATGAACATACGGGGCACGTGTGACTGTAGAGCGGCGCGTCTTCACACGTGAAGGGGTTTCTTCCGCTTCGGTCTTCTCGCGTCAAACTGAAACTGGCTTGTAGTTGCGCCTCTTGGCCACCAGGCATGAAACCAACTCTCATGGGAAACGGACGGGCAGGGGTGCTGCGTTCTGTTCGGGTTTGGACGCCGGGATTTCCAAGGCGTTTAGTGCCGAACTCCGGGATACAGCAGTCGCGCTGCAGCGGCGCAGGGACATTTATACAGCTTGACCCGCGCTTACTCACCGCAATTGCAAGAAAACTGAATGCGTAAACAAACCCACGTTGAATCATAATCTACCACGTGCCAGGTCCATTTTTAATACATAAAATGATATTTATGGCATCATACAACCCACTTTGAATCATAATCTACCACGTGCCAGGTCAATTTTTAATACATAAAATTATATTTATGGCATCATGAATTACTAGACAAAGAGCTAAATGGTTTAATTATGCTTAACGAAAACTGAACGTTTCGCCATGTGTTTTGTAGTATCTGTTCCTCGGCATCGACCGATGGGACGTAATGGGACGTCGTAACCTGAAAATAAATCATCTGGGTTGAGAGAtattttactcttttttttagTCGTAATTCCCATTCCAACGATTTAATGtgtgtgtaacctatttttctgtacttgcctgttagtgattttaagttcctgttataagctgttgccagagtatatgccttgagctcttattttgaaggctgaagagagcggaagtgctgtacgctgtggagttctgttggggaagAATTCAGATAAAGTGGTCCTCGTATTTCCACATGTTGCTCCTCAATTATCtcaaagacagcagcaagatgagtgaagtcttcgtgcacacaccgcgccgggtttccgacacgacgaagctccgcggttgctagctgaggctaactaagaagctaactgactctccgaacctttcttttcggtaatttaaacatctttcttttgcgggacgttggcacaagcatcccaccgctgccaccaatgtaactgagggtttgtagatgtcgcctatactgtatgaaactataaaataacaaatacggaggttccactttcacacgaggaccactttatttggattcttccccaaccaacagaactccacagcgtacagcacttccgctctctcttcagctttcaaaa
It encodes:
- the dennd2da gene encoding DENN/MADD domain containing 2Da isoform X1, producing the protein MNGEVRRRTGQRGHRHDRRRWTEQPESNLGAAGREGTSQSEPGGEDNGPLKRITALWSSFRRGKGNRMKAAAAPEAEDPQTEDGAAREQRFYSSQHFFEYLVVVSLKKSPDGNYQPQITYQFPKKDGMVRFQKEEEEKTLKAITLFCFPEGINWAPLTEYHSETFSFVLTEVDGSRRNGYCRRLLPNGKGARPPEAYCIISRLACFGLFSKIFDEVEKRRQISMAMIYPFMQKLREAPFPAPGNTVEIKSFIPESGTEIISLTRPLDSWMEHVNFHTLFHCLTDEEVLQVFAATVLERRIVFIANELGTLSQVIHAVATLLYPFAWQHTLISIVPEILIDVVMAPTPYLLGVQRRLLDQVTEQSDVSDLLVVDLSEEKESTFIVSIGDENSILPPKLQEEILQALSNKNGKTSVEDFNSVVSEAFLPFFVKTVGHYASYVKRSRKSEKGTFEKRSFYKAIESKTTRHFVKKFMQTQMFDLFIQEVEQQQLGPQQGIFNKKILEFQNKEKHKTKKT